A genomic window from Pseudomonas leptonychotis includes:
- a CDS encoding alanine/glycine:cation symporter family protein, with product MLDILNDLIWSKLLIVMLIGLGLYFTIASRFVQFRYFGSMFRIFAEAFQRQPGQLSSFQALMLSVAGRVGAGNIAGVSVAIMLGGPGAIFWMWVVALVGMATSYFECSLAQLYKRREDDGTYRGGPAFYIQHGLGQRWLGIVVSILLLVTFGFGFNAVQSYTVASSMHDTFGMPTYVSGLILTAVIGLIIFGGIKRIAKFADVLVPVMAFAYITMAIFVIGSNADAIPATFKLIFNSAFGLEPAFAGGIGAAIIMGVKRGLFSNEAGLGSAPNVAAVAQVKHPVAQGIVQSLSVFIDTIILCSCTALIILLSGVYQPGMDISGVVLTQTAVASVVGEWGRVFVTIALLMFVFTTLIYNYYLGENALGFFSKKRAPVLVYRVLVIALVLWGSVQDLGTVFAFADVTMGLLAIANLIALALLFKVGLRLMRDYDSQIKAGVESPVFDAKNFADLDLDPAAWPAQAASAPSNQAEIGNSVHQR from the coding sequence ATGCTCGATATTCTCAACGACCTGATCTGGAGCAAACTCCTGATCGTGATGCTGATCGGCCTTGGTCTGTACTTCACCATCGCCTCGCGTTTCGTGCAATTTCGCTACTTCGGCAGCATGTTCCGCATCTTCGCCGAAGCCTTCCAGCGTCAGCCCGGTCAGCTCAGTTCGTTCCAGGCGCTGATGCTCTCAGTGGCCGGCCGTGTGGGTGCCGGCAACATCGCCGGTGTATCCGTAGCCATCATGCTCGGCGGCCCCGGTGCGATCTTCTGGATGTGGGTCGTAGCACTGGTCGGCATGGCCACCAGCTATTTCGAGTGCTCCCTGGCGCAGTTGTACAAACGCCGCGAAGACGACGGCACCTATCGCGGTGGCCCGGCCTTCTACATCCAGCACGGTCTCGGCCAGCGCTGGTTGGGCATCGTGGTTTCGATCCTGCTGCTGGTGACCTTCGGCTTCGGCTTCAATGCCGTGCAGTCCTACACCGTGGCCAGCTCGATGCATGACACCTTCGGCATGCCGACCTATGTCAGCGGCCTGATCCTCACGGCGGTGATCGGCCTGATCATCTTCGGCGGCATCAAGCGCATCGCCAAGTTCGCTGACGTGCTGGTACCGGTGATGGCGTTTGCCTATATCACCATGGCCATCTTCGTAATTGGCAGCAATGCTGACGCCATCCCCGCCACCTTTAAACTGATCTTCAACAGCGCCTTCGGCCTGGAGCCAGCATTTGCCGGTGGTATTGGCGCCGCGATCATCATGGGCGTGAAGCGTGGTCTGTTCTCCAACGAAGCCGGTCTGGGCAGTGCGCCTAACGTGGCCGCTGTCGCCCAGGTCAAGCACCCGGTCGCCCAAGGCATCGTGCAGTCGCTCAGCGTGTTTATCGACACCATCATCCTGTGCAGCTGCACCGCGCTGATCATCCTGTTGTCGGGCGTCTATCAGCCAGGCATGGATATCTCGGGCGTAGTGCTGACCCAGACCGCCGTAGCCAGCGTGGTTGGCGAATGGGGCCGTGTGTTCGTCACGATCGCCCTGCTGATGTTCGTGTTCACCACCCTGATCTACAACTACTACCTGGGTGAAAACGCCCTGGGCTTCTTCAGCAAGAAGCGCGCGCCGGTCTTGGTCTACCGCGTGTTGGTAATCGCTCTGGTACTCTGGGGCTCGGTTCAGGATCTGGGCACCGTATTCGCCTTCGCGGACGTGACTATGGGCCTGCTGGCGATTGCCAACCTGATTGCCCTGGCGCTGCTGTTCAAGGTAGGCCTGCGCCTGATGCGCGACTACGACAGCCAGATCAAAGCCGGTGTTGAGTCGCCCGTATTCGACGCAAAGAACTTCGCCGATCTGGATCTCGACCCAGCAGCCTGGCCAGCTCAGGCAGCCAGTGCCCCGAGCAACCAGGCAGAAATCGGTAACAGCGTGCACCAGCGCTAA
- a CDS encoding asparaginase produces MGCKKLLVLYTGGTIGMQMSATGLAPASGFEARLRNQQRLEAQPLPQWSFAELLPPIDSANMNQHNWLAMVAAIRAGVEQDDCDAVLLLHGTDTLAYSAAALSFLLLGLPVPVVLSGSMLPAGAEGSDAWGNLFGAMRVLHAGVTPGVHLYFNGALLHGARVSKLRSDAFDAFQVLPRQRQSPRAEDIPASIDYRQLRQPVNLAVLPVYPGIQASHVRALLDSGVQGLLLECYGSGTGPADDAELLSVLKAAHERGVVLAAISQCPQGHVEFGVYAAGSQLASAGLISAGGMTREAALGKLFALLGAGLSQADVKHWFALDVCGERAD; encoded by the coding sequence ATGGGCTGCAAAAAACTCCTGGTGCTCTACACCGGTGGCACCATCGGTATGCAAATGAGCGCCACAGGCCTGGCCCCTGCGTCCGGCTTCGAAGCACGTCTACGCAACCAGCAACGGCTGGAAGCTCAGCCCCTGCCACAATGGTCTTTTGCCGAACTGCTGCCACCCATCGACAGCGCCAATATGAACCAGCACAACTGGCTGGCGATGGTCGCGGCAATTCGCGCTGGAGTTGAACAGGATGACTGCGACGCAGTGTTACTGCTGCACGGCACCGACACCTTGGCTTACAGCGCCGCGGCCCTGAGCTTTTTGCTGCTCGGCTTGCCGGTGCCGGTGGTACTCAGCGGTTCGATGCTGCCGGCAGGCGCCGAAGGCAGCGATGCCTGGGGCAACCTGTTCGGCGCCATGCGCGTACTGCACGCGGGTGTTACACCCGGCGTGCACCTGTATTTCAATGGCGCGCTGCTGCATGGCGCGCGGGTCAGCAAGCTGCGCAGTGATGCCTTCGACGCCTTTCAAGTACTGCCACGTCAGCGTCAGAGTCCTCGGGCTGAAGACATCCCAGCGAGCATCGACTACCGCCAGCTACGCCAACCGGTCAACCTCGCCGTACTGCCAGTCTATCCCGGCATCCAGGCCAGCCATGTGCGCGCCCTGCTCGACAGCGGCGTGCAGGGCTTGCTGCTGGAATGCTACGGCAGTGGCACCGGGCCGGCCGATGATGCCGAGCTGCTCAGCGTACTCAAGGCTGCCCATGAGCGTGGTGTGGTATTAGCCGCGATCAGCCAGTGCCCACAGGGCCATGTCGAATTCGGCGTATATGCCGCCGGCAGCCAACTGGCCAGCGCCGGACTGATTTCCGCTGGTGGCATGACCCGTGAAGCGGCCTTGGGCAAGCTGTTCGCCCTGCTCGGCGCAGGCCTGAGCCAGGCCGATGTGAAACACTGGTTCGCCTTAGATGTCTGCGGTGAACGCGCCGATTGA
- a CDS encoding GNAT family N-acetyltransferase: protein MPIRIPVEIRPITDADHAAWLPLWQGYQRFYMTEIAAATSDSTWQRFLDPAEPMHAALAWHEDQAIGLVHWIYHRSTWTVGDYCYLQDLFIAKDVRSSGAGRKLIEHVYQQAKAQGCARTYWLTHESNSRAMLLYERIAERSGFVQYRKLL from the coding sequence ATGCCCATTCGTATTCCCGTCGAAATCCGCCCGATAACAGACGCCGACCATGCCGCCTGGCTGCCGCTGTGGCAGGGGTATCAACGCTTCTACATGACCGAGATAGCGGCCGCGACCAGCGACAGCACCTGGCAGCGCTTTCTTGATCCCGCCGAGCCGATGCACGCGGCGCTGGCCTGGCATGAGGATCAGGCCATCGGTCTGGTGCACTGGATCTACCACCGCTCGACCTGGACTGTTGGCGACTACTGCTACCTGCAGGACCTGTTTATCGCCAAGGATGTGCGCAGCAGCGGCGCAGGCCGCAAGTTGATCGAGCACGTTTACCAGCAAGCCAAAGCCCAAGGTTGCGCACGCACCTACTGGCTGACCCACGAGAGCAATAGCCGCGCCATGCTGCTGTATGAGCGGATTGCCGAGCGCTCGGGGTTTGTCCAGTACCGCAAACTGCTGTAA
- a CDS encoding 8-oxoguanine deaminase, which produces MAATRIWIKNPLAIFTANNLDAAGGLVIEDGVISELLKAGQQPSQPCDQTFDAREHVVLPGLINTHHHFYQTLTRAWGPVVNQPLFPWLKTLYPVWARLTPEKLALASKVALAELLLSGCSTAADHHYLFPGGLENAIDVQVEAVRELGMRAMLTRGSMSLGEADGGLPPQQTVQQGEVILADSQRLIQQYHQRGDGAQIQIALAPCSPFSVTQEIMRQSAELAEELDVRLHTHLAETLDEEDFCLQRFGLRTVDYLDSVGWLSSRTWLAHGIHFNPDEIVRLGAAGTGICHCPSSNMRLASGICPTLDLEAAGAPIGLGVDGSASNDASNMILEARQALYIQRLRYGAEKITPELVLGWASKGSAKLLGRSDIGELAVGKQADLGFFKLDELRFSGSHDPISALLLCGADKADRMMVGGQWRVIDGQIEGLDVAKLIADHRQAAKELIAG; this is translated from the coding sequence ATGGCTGCTACACGTATCTGGATCAAAAACCCTCTCGCTATTTTTACCGCCAACAACCTCGACGCCGCCGGCGGCTTGGTGATTGAAGACGGCGTGATCAGCGAACTGCTCAAGGCCGGCCAGCAGCCGTCCCAGCCCTGCGATCAGACCTTCGATGCCCGCGAGCATGTGGTACTGCCGGGGTTGATCAACACCCATCACCACTTCTATCAAACCCTCACCCGCGCCTGGGGCCCGGTGGTTAACCAGCCACTCTTCCCCTGGCTGAAAACCCTGTACCCGGTGTGGGCACGCCTGACTCCAGAGAAACTGGCCCTGGCCAGTAAAGTGGCATTGGCCGAACTGCTGCTGTCCGGTTGCAGCACCGCTGCGGATCATCACTACCTGTTCCCCGGCGGCCTGGAAAACGCCATCGACGTACAGGTCGAGGCCGTCCGCGAACTGGGCATGCGCGCCATGCTCACCCGCGGTTCCATGAGCCTGGGGGAGGCCGACGGTGGCCTGCCGCCACAGCAGACCGTGCAGCAAGGTGAGGTGATTCTGGCTGACAGCCAGCGCCTGATTCAGCAGTACCACCAGCGCGGCGACGGCGCACAAATCCAGATCGCTCTGGCGCCCTGCTCACCCTTCTCGGTGACCCAGGAAATCATGCGTCAGAGTGCCGAGCTGGCTGAAGAGTTGGACGTACGCCTACACACTCACCTGGCCGAAACCCTCGACGAAGAAGACTTCTGCCTACAGCGCTTCGGCCTGCGCACCGTGGATTATCTGGACAGCGTCGGCTGGCTCAGCTCGCGCACCTGGCTGGCCCACGGCATTCACTTCAACCCGGATGAAATCGTCCGCCTCGGCGCGGCCGGCACCGGCATCTGTCATTGCCCAAGCTCGAACATGCGCCTGGCCTCCGGCATCTGCCCAACCCTCGACCTCGAAGCTGCCGGCGCACCCATCGGCCTCGGCGTCGACGGTTCGGCCTCCAACGATGCCTCGAATATGATCCTCGAAGCGCGTCAGGCCCTGTATATCCAGCGCCTGCGTTACGGCGCCGAGAAGATCACCCCGGAACTGGTACTGGGTTGGGCCAGCAAGGGCTCGGCCAAACTTCTGGGCCGTAGCGACATCGGCGAACTGGCGGTGGGCAAACAGGCTGACCTGGGCTTCTTCAAGCTCGATGAGCTGCGCTTCTCCGGCAGCCATGATCCGATCTCCGCCCTGCTGTTGTGCGGCGCCGACAAAGCCGACCGGATGATGGTCGGCGGCCAATGGCGTGTGATCGACGGGCAGATCGAAGGCCTGGATGTGGCCAAACTGATCGCCGATCACCGCCAGGCAGCTAAGGAGCTGATTGCCGGTTAA
- a CDS encoding response regulator transcription factor, with protein MLTPREFQALSLIAKGCTDRDISTQLCVSLSTARKHREHLHDKLSLNKSAQLAIYYLENFAAPEPTNKEQLQNTKLSARELQIVQLFAQGMSDKEVARELAISDLTVRKHRGNMQDKLAASNICGLLYALVARGWLELPLKGQVSTG; from the coding sequence GTGCTTACGCCACGTGAGTTTCAGGCCCTATCGCTTATCGCCAAAGGCTGCACAGACCGTGATATATCAACACAGTTATGCGTATCCCTGAGCACCGCCAGAAAACACCGCGAGCACTTACACGATAAACTTTCATTAAATAAGTCAGCACAGCTGGCTATTTATTACCTGGAGAACTTCGCAGCACCTGAACCCACTAATAAAGAACAACTACAAAACACTAAATTAAGTGCACGAGAGTTACAGATCGTGCAGTTATTTGCCCAAGGAATGAGCGATAAGGAAGTTGCCCGCGAACTTGCCATCAGCGACCTGACCGTGCGCAAGCACCGCGGCAATATGCAAGACAAGTTGGCCGCCTCGAATATTTGCGGATTGCTCTATGCGCTGGTGGCGCGTGGCTGGCTGGAGCTGCCGCTGAAGGGGCAGGTGAGCACTGGCTGA